From one Romeriopsis navalis LEGE 11480 genomic stretch:
- a CDS encoding IS1/IS1595 family N-terminal zinc-binding domain-containing protein, whose product MSSDTVRCPSCQSTQVVKNGKIHNGKQNHKCRNCGRQFVLRP is encoded by the coding sequence ATGTCTTCTGATACAGTACGATGCCCATCCTGCCAGTCCACTCAAGTGGTGAAGAACGGCAAGATTCACAATGGCAAGCAAAACCACAAATGCCGCAACTGCGGTCGTCAGTTTGTCCTTCGCCCA